The Kitasatospora setae KM-6054 genome contains a region encoding:
- a CDS encoding class III extradiol ring-cleavage dioxygenase family protein — protein sequence MLAAAAVCPCPPLLVPEVAAGAADEAAGLREACLAAVRELAGTELVVVVGTGERAGVWTEGGAGSLHRYGVPKAVRLPLGGVAGPELSPALTVGAWLLEEAAVRVPTHAVAVRPDTAPERLLGLGRGLAELADRVGLLVLGDGSARRSVKAPGYLDERAEGHDRTVALALAGADAAALAALDAGLSAELMAEGRAPWQVLAGAAEGAGLAGELRYEDAPYGVGYLVASWR from the coding sequence ATGCTTGCTGCCGCCGCCGTGTGTCCCTGCCCGCCGTTGCTCGTGCCGGAGGTGGCCGCCGGGGCCGCCGACGAGGCGGCCGGGCTGCGGGAGGCGTGCCTGGCGGCGGTGCGGGAGCTGGCCGGGACGGAGCTGGTGGTGGTGGTCGGCACCGGCGAGCGGGCCGGGGTGTGGACCGAGGGCGGGGCCGGGTCGCTGCACCGGTACGGGGTGCCGAAGGCGGTCCGGCTGCCGCTGGGCGGGGTGGCGGGGCCGGAGCTGTCGCCCGCGCTGACGGTCGGCGCGTGGCTGCTGGAGGAGGCAGCCGTCCGGGTGCCGACGCACGCCGTCGCGGTGCGGCCGGACACCGCGCCGGAGCGGCTGCTGGGCCTGGGCCGGGGGCTGGCCGAACTCGCGGACCGGGTGGGCCTGTTGGTGCTCGGCGACGGCAGCGCCCGGCGCTCGGTGAAGGCCCCCGGCTACCTGGACGAGCGGGCCGAGGGCCACGACCGGACGGTGGCGCTCGCGCTGGCCGGGGCGGACGCGGCGGCGCTGGCCGCGCTGGACGCCGGGCTCTCGGCCGAGCTGATGGCCGAGGGCCGCGCCCCGTGGCAGGTGCTGGCGGGCGCCGCGGAGGGCGCCGGGCTCGCCGGCGAGCTGCGCTACGAGGACGCCCCGTACGGCGTCGGCTACCTGGTGGCCTCCTGGCGCTGA
- a CDS encoding amino acid ABC transporter ATP-binding protein, with protein sequence MTENSADPHEAEAVPTAPLVSLRGVNKHFGALHVLRDIDLDIAQGEVVVLIGPSGSGKSTLCRTINRLETIDSGTIEVDGRPLPAEGRELARLRARVGMVFQSFNLFAHKTVLQNVVLAQVKVGRVPKDEAERTARELLERVGVAAQADKYPSQLSGGQQQRVAIARALAMDPKVMLFDEPTSALDPEMVNEVLEVMRSLAARGMTMVVVTHEMGFARSAANRVLFMADGRIVEQNTPEAFFTAPSSDRAKDFLSKILHH encoded by the coding sequence ATGACCGAGAACAGCGCCGACCCGCACGAGGCGGAGGCCGTCCCGACCGCTCCGCTGGTGTCGCTGCGCGGGGTGAACAAGCACTTCGGCGCGCTGCACGTGCTGCGGGACATCGACCTGGACATCGCCCAGGGCGAGGTCGTGGTGCTGATCGGCCCGTCCGGCTCCGGCAAGTCCACGCTGTGCCGCACCATCAACCGGCTGGAGACCATCGACTCCGGCACGATCGAGGTGGACGGCCGGCCGCTGCCCGCCGAGGGCCGCGAGCTGGCCCGGCTGCGCGCCCGGGTCGGGATGGTGTTCCAGTCCTTCAACCTGTTCGCGCACAAGACCGTGCTGCAGAACGTGGTGCTGGCCCAGGTGAAGGTCGGCCGGGTGCCGAAGGACGAGGCCGAGCGGACCGCCCGCGAGCTGCTGGAGCGGGTCGGCGTCGCCGCGCAGGCCGACAAGTACCCGTCGCAGTTGTCCGGCGGGCAGCAGCAGCGGGTGGCGATCGCCCGCGCGCTGGCGATGGACCCCAAGGTGATGCTGTTCGACGAGCCGACCTCGGCCCTCGACCCGGAGATGGTCAACGAGGTGCTGGAGGTGATGCGTTCGCTCGCCGCCCGCGGCATGACCATGGTCGTGGTGACCCACGAGATGGGCTTCGCCCGCTCTGCCGCCAACCGCGTCCTGTTCATGGCGGACGGCCGGATCGTCGAGCAGAACACCCCGGAGGCGTTCTTCACGGCGCCGAGCAGCGACCGTGCCAAGGACTTCCTCTCGAAGATCCTGCACCACTGA
- the dapF gene encoding diaminopimelate epimerase, protein MSEHSGTSGISGTAFLKGHGTQNDFVIVPDPDGRIDLSAADVAALCDRRAGIGADGVLRVVRSAAEPAAAGMAGQAEWFMDYRNADGSIAEMCGNGVRVFARYLVHAGHAGSGELAVATRGGVKRVRIAADAPDGTPGDVTVDMGRAAFPGPDGVTVTVDGRSWPALNVNMGNPHAVAFVEDLAHAGHLYEAPATAPAGAYPQGVNVEFVVDRGERHVAMRVHERGSGETRSCGTGACAVAVAAIRRDGADPAATGEAVRYTVDVPGGRLVIEEFPDGRIEMTGPAVIVAEGVLA, encoded by the coding sequence GTGAGCGAGCACAGCGGCACCAGCGGCATCAGCGGGACGGCCTTCCTCAAGGGGCACGGCACCCAGAACGACTTCGTGATCGTCCCCGACCCGGACGGGCGGATCGACCTCTCGGCGGCGGACGTCGCCGCCCTGTGCGACCGGCGGGCCGGGATCGGCGCGGACGGCGTGCTGCGGGTGGTCCGCTCGGCGGCCGAGCCCGCGGCGGCCGGGATGGCCGGGCAGGCCGAGTGGTTCATGGACTACCGCAACGCGGACGGCTCGATCGCCGAGATGTGCGGCAACGGGGTGCGGGTCTTCGCCCGCTACCTGGTGCACGCCGGGCACGCCGGGTCCGGCGAGCTGGCGGTGGCCACCCGGGGCGGCGTGAAGCGGGTGCGGATCGCCGCGGACGCCCCCGACGGCACCCCCGGCGACGTCACCGTCGACATGGGCCGCGCCGCCTTCCCCGGCCCGGACGGCGTCACCGTCACGGTGGACGGCCGCAGCTGGCCCGCGCTGAACGTCAACATGGGCAACCCGCACGCCGTCGCGTTCGTCGAGGACCTGGCGCACGCCGGCCACCTGTACGAGGCCCCGGCCACCGCCCCGGCGGGCGCGTACCCGCAGGGCGTCAACGTGGAGTTCGTGGTGGACCGCGGCGAGCGGCACGTCGCGATGCGGGTGCACGAGCGCGGCTCCGGCGAGACCCGCTCCTGCGGCACCGGCGCCTGCGCCGTCGCGGTGGCGGCGATCCGGCGGGACGGCGCCGACCCGGCGGCGACCGGCGAGGCGGTCCGCTACACGGTGGACGTGCCCGGCGGGCGGCTGGTGATCGAGGAGTTCCCGGACGGCCGGATCGAGATGACCGGGCCCGCCGTGATCGTCGCGGAGGGCGTGCTCGCCTGA
- a CDS encoding response regulator transcription factor, with product MRLLLVEDDDRVAAALVAVLGRHGFQVRHARSGHEALDALVPDGSDPYRVVLLDLGLPDRDGFEVCSRIRAGSGVPVIMVTARADIRSRIHGLNLGADDYVVKPYDMGELLARIHAVARRGAPRAGEDSGPEPTGPLASRGVEIDRERRRVSVEGRDVPLTRKEFDLLALLAQSPGVVYRREQIFSEVWRSGWEGNGRTLEVHVGSLRTKLGLPGLVEAVRGVGYRIAPEPAEQAEQVEGPGGAGEARGAASASASADDDAER from the coding sequence ATGCGCCTGCTCCTGGTCGAGGACGACGACCGCGTGGCCGCCGCCCTGGTCGCGGTGCTGGGCCGGCACGGCTTCCAGGTCCGGCACGCCCGCAGCGGGCACGAGGCGCTGGACGCGCTCGTCCCGGACGGCAGCGACCCGTACCGGGTGGTGCTGCTCGACCTCGGGCTGCCCGACCGGGACGGCTTCGAGGTGTGCAGCCGGATCCGGGCCGGCAGCGGCGTCCCGGTGATCATGGTGACCGCGCGGGCCGACATCCGCTCCCGGATCCACGGCCTCAACCTCGGCGCCGACGACTACGTGGTCAAGCCCTACGACATGGGCGAACTGCTCGCCCGGATCCACGCGGTGGCCCGCCGCGGCGCCCCCCGGGCCGGCGAGGACAGCGGCCCCGAGCCGACCGGCCCGCTGGCCTCCCGCGGCGTCGAGATCGACCGCGAGCGCCGCCGGGTCTCGGTCGAGGGCCGCGACGTCCCGCTCACCCGCAAGGAGTTCGACCTGCTGGCGCTGCTCGCCCAGAGCCCCGGCGTGGTCTACCGGCGCGAGCAGATCTTCAGCGAGGTCTGGCGCTCCGGCTGGGAGGGCAACGGTCGCACCCTGGAGGTGCACGTCGGCTCGCTGCGCACCAAGCTCGGGCTGCCGGGGCTGGTCGAGGCCGTCCGCGGCGTCGGCTACCGGATCGCCCCGGAGCCGGCGGAGCAGGCCGAGCAGGTCGAGGGGCCCGGCGGTGCCGGGGAGGCCCGGGGCGCTGCCTCCGCCTCCGCCTCCGCCGACGACGACGCGGAGCGCTGA
- the miaA gene encoding tRNA (adenosine(37)-N6)-dimethylallyltransferase MiaA: MSGSSSSQSAPPGAALPRVVSVVGPTAAGKSDLAVAIARELGGEVVNTDSMQLYKGMDIGTAKLTTAERAGVPHHLLDVWEVTETASVAEYQALARAEMDRQLAAGQLPVLVGGSGLYVRAAVDEMEFPGTDPAVRARLEEELERVGPGTLHRRLAGLDPAAAEAILPSNGRRVVRALEVVEITGRPFTASLPTQRAVYEAVQIGVRVPRPELDRRIELRVDRMWEAGLLDEVRELEAAGLREGLTASRALGYQQVLAFFAGECTEREAREETVRATRRFARRQESWFRRDARIHWLDRPEGADPVELLARALELIDRPAEPGEPG, from the coding sequence GTGAGCGGTTCCTCTTCTTCCCAGTCCGCGCCCCCCGGCGCCGCCCTGCCCCGGGTGGTCTCGGTGGTCGGTCCGACGGCGGCCGGCAAGTCCGACCTGGCGGTGGCGATCGCCCGCGAGCTCGGCGGGGAGGTGGTGAACACCGACTCGATGCAGCTCTACAAGGGCATGGACATCGGCACCGCCAAGCTGACCACGGCGGAGCGGGCCGGCGTCCCGCACCACCTGCTGGACGTCTGGGAGGTCACCGAGACCGCCTCGGTGGCCGAGTACCAGGCCCTGGCGCGGGCCGAGATGGACCGGCAGCTGGCGGCCGGGCAGCTGCCGGTGCTGGTCGGCGGCTCGGGCCTGTACGTGCGGGCCGCGGTCGACGAGATGGAGTTCCCCGGCACCGACCCGGCGGTCCGGGCCCGGCTGGAGGAGGAGCTGGAGCGGGTCGGCCCCGGCACCCTGCACCGGCGCCTGGCGGGGCTCGACCCGGCCGCGGCGGAGGCGATCCTGCCCAGCAACGGGCGGCGGGTGGTCCGGGCGCTGGAGGTCGTCGAGATCACCGGGCGCCCGTTCACCGCCAGCCTGCCGACCCAGCGGGCGGTGTACGAGGCGGTGCAGATCGGCGTCCGGGTGCCGCGCCCGGAGCTGGACCGGCGGATCGAGCTGCGGGTGGACCGGATGTGGGAGGCCGGGCTGCTCGACGAGGTCCGGGAGCTGGAGGCGGCCGGGCTGCGCGAGGGCCTGACCGCGAGCCGGGCGCTCGGCTACCAGCAGGTGCTGGCGTTCTTCGCCGGGGAGTGCACCGAGCGGGAGGCCAGGGAGGAGACCGTCCGGGCCACCCGGCGGTTCGCCCGGCGGCAGGAGTCCTGGTTCCGCCGGGACGCCCGGATCCACTGGCTGGACCGCCCCGAGGGCGCCGACCCGGTCGAGCTGCTGGCGCGCGCACTGGAACTGATCGACCGTCCGGCGGAGCCCGGCGAACCCGGCTGA
- a CDS encoding TAXI family TRAP transporter solute-binding subunit, translating to MAAANLPSRARAAAGAAARAALRGRLLRLAAVLLLVAGGLGGWWVSSARSSAGPHGRVAFATGVTGGVYDRYGVLLRDYLGQHLPGLRVQLDNSVGSMDNLERLVSGRDDFAVATADAVATFASPDKPKLRAIARLYDDYIQLVVPAESPVRSVADLRGLRVGVGPDKSGVNLVTRRLLEAAGVDPDHGVRGSATNVTESADKLQKGELDAFFWSGGLPTAALSDLSARTPIRIVPMGELSDPLHQLAGPGMDAYRAATIPADAYPDVEPERTAVPTVAVPNLLVTRADVDPALVEALTRAVIDSRDDIGRKVHAAQLVDLRTAVYTDPLPLHDGAKRYYLSVKP from the coding sequence ATGGCTGCCGCGAACCTCCCGTCCCGTGCCCGTGCCGCCGCCGGTGCCGCGGCCCGCGCAGCGCTGCGCGGCCGCCTGCTGCGGCTGGCCGCGGTGCTGCTGCTGGTGGCCGGCGGGCTGGGCGGCTGGTGGGTCTCCTCGGCCCGCTCGTCGGCGGGCCCGCACGGCCGGGTGGCGTTCGCGACCGGGGTCACCGGCGGGGTGTACGACCGCTACGGGGTGCTGCTGCGGGACTACCTCGGACAGCACCTGCCGGGGCTGCGGGTGCAGCTGGACAACTCGGTCGGCTCGATGGACAACCTGGAGCGGCTGGTCAGCGGCCGGGACGACTTCGCGGTGGCCACGGCGGACGCGGTGGCCACCTTCGCCAGCCCGGACAAGCCGAAGCTGCGGGCGATCGCCCGGCTGTACGACGACTACATCCAGCTGGTGGTGCCGGCCGAGTCGCCGGTGCGCTCGGTGGCGGACCTGCGGGGGCTGCGGGTCGGGGTGGGACCGGACAAGTCGGGGGTGAACCTGGTCACCCGGCGGCTGCTGGAGGCGGCCGGGGTGGACCCGGACCACGGCGTCCGCGGCTCGGCCACCAACGTCACCGAGTCCGCCGACAAGCTGCAGAAGGGGGAGCTGGACGCGTTCTTCTGGTCCGGCGGCCTGCCCACGGCGGCGCTCTCCGACCTGTCGGCCCGGACGCCGATCCGGATCGTCCCGATGGGCGAGCTCTCCGACCCGCTGCACCAGCTGGCCGGCCCCGGCATGGACGCGTACCGGGCCGCGACCATCCCGGCGGACGCCTACCCGGACGTCGAGCCGGAGCGGACGGCGGTGCCGACCGTCGCGGTGCCGAACCTGCTGGTGACCCGGGCGGACGTGGACCCGGCGCTGGTGGAGGCGCTGACCCGGGCGGTGATCGACAGCCGGGACGACATCGGCCGCAAGGTGCACGCCGCGCAGCTGGTGGACCTGCGCACCGCGGTGTACACCGACCCGCTGCCGCTGCACGACGGCGCCAAGCGCTACTACCTGTCGGTCAAGCCGTAG
- a CDS encoding glutamate ABC transporter substrate-binding protein encodes MKARRTVAAALSVLALTAVAACGKDGTPDSDAGKGGSAAPQLPVYQVNAAAKLDASKTWTTAKTRGKLVVGAKSDQPFLGFEDVQTGKRNGFDIEIAKMVAADLGFSADQIEFKTINSSARETSLSGDQIDYYVGTYSITPKRKEQIDFAGPYYIAGQSLLVNKDNTAITGPETTKDKAVCTAAGSTSVAGIQKYGAKVTTFESYSLCVEKLLTKEVDAVTTDDSILKGYAAKNQGQLKVVGTPFSEERYGVGLKKGDAALQKAINDALKKHEDNGDWKKAYDATLGLSGSAAPAVPALDPVS; translated from the coding sequence ATGAAGGCCCGTCGTACCGTAGCCGCCGCCCTGTCCGTGCTCGCCCTGACCGCGGTCGCCGCCTGCGGCAAGGACGGAACGCCCGACTCCGATGCCGGCAAGGGCGGTTCGGCCGCCCCCCAGCTGCCGGTCTACCAGGTGAACGCCGCCGCCAAGCTGGACGCCTCGAAGACCTGGACCACCGCGAAGACCCGCGGCAAGCTGGTCGTCGGCGCCAAGTCCGACCAGCCGTTCCTCGGCTTCGAGGACGTGCAGACCGGCAAGCGCAACGGCTTCGACATCGAGATCGCCAAGATGGTCGCCGCCGACCTCGGCTTCTCGGCCGACCAGATCGAGTTCAAGACGATCAACTCCAGCGCCCGCGAGACCTCGCTCTCCGGCGACCAGATCGACTACTACGTCGGCACCTACTCGATCACTCCGAAGCGCAAGGAGCAGATCGACTTCGCCGGCCCGTACTACATCGCCGGCCAGTCCCTGCTGGTGAACAAGGACAACACCGCCATCACCGGCCCGGAGACCACCAAGGACAAGGCGGTCTGCACCGCCGCCGGCTCGACCTCGGTCGCCGGCATCCAGAAGTACGGCGCGAAGGTCACCACCTTCGAGAGCTACTCGCTGTGCGTGGAGAAGCTGCTGACCAAGGAGGTCGACGCGGTCACCACCGACGACTCGATCCTCAAGGGCTACGCGGCCAAGAACCAGGGCCAGTTGAAGGTCGTCGGCACCCCGTTCTCCGAGGAGCGCTACGGCGTCGGCCTGAAGAAGGGCGACGCGGCGCTGCAGAAGGCGATCAACGACGCCCTCAAGAAGCACGAGGACAACGGCGACTGGAAGAAGGCGTACGACGCCACCCTGGGCCTGTCCGGCTCGGCCGCGCCCGCCGTCCCCGCGCTGGACCCCGTCTCCTGA
- a CDS encoding antitoxin, with amino-acid sequence MGLMDNLKGKAEELKEKASELAGKHGDKIDSVVDKTGEAIDKATKHKYSDKIVKGTSATKHARDDFAAKPKDD; translated from the coding sequence ATGGGCCTGATGGACAACCTCAAGGGCAAGGCCGAGGAACTCAAGGAGAAGGCCAGCGAGCTGGCCGGGAAGCACGGCGACAAGATCGACAGCGTGGTGGACAAGACCGGCGAGGCGATCGACAAGGCGACCAAGCACAAGTACTCGGACAAGATCGTCAAGGGCACCTCGGCCACCAAGCACGCCCGCGACGACTTCGCCGCCAAGCCCAAGGACGACTGA
- the miaB gene encoding tRNA (N6-isopentenyl adenosine(37)-C2)-methylthiotransferase MiaB, translating into MEESLRTYKVVTYGCQMNVHDSERLSGLLEQAGYAKAVGDGDPDLVVFNTCAVRENADNKLYGNLGRLAPAKQANRGMQIAVGGCLAQKDRETIVRKAPWVDVVFGTHNIGHLPALLERAAVEREAQVEILESLETFPSTLPARRESAYAAWVAISVGCNNTCTFCIVPALRGKEEDRRPGDILAEVEALVAEGVVEVTLLGQNVNAYGSDLGDREAFGKLLRACGQVEGLERVRFTSPHPRDFTDDVIAAMAETPNAMHQLHMPLQSGSDRILKAMRRSYRQERFLGIIEKVRAAMPDAAISTDIIVGFPGESDEDFEQTLHVVREARFANAFTFQYSKRPGTPAAEMDDQIPKAVVQERYERLVALQEEISWEENKKQVGRRLEVLVAEGEGKKDDRTDRLSGRAPDNRLVHFTRPEGGVRPGDMVTVEISYAAPHHLLAEGPVLGVRRTRAGDAWEKRRAAPAAKPAGVMLGLPGIGVPAPAAVPGGDGCGTC; encoded by the coding sequence ATGGAGGAGAGCTTGCGAACTTACAAGGTCGTCACGTACGGCTGCCAGATGAACGTCCACGACTCCGAGCGGCTGTCCGGGCTGCTGGAGCAGGCCGGCTACGCCAAGGCCGTCGGCGACGGCGACCCCGACCTGGTGGTCTTCAACACCTGCGCGGTCCGCGAGAACGCCGACAACAAGCTGTACGGCAACCTCGGCCGGCTCGCCCCCGCCAAGCAGGCCAACCGCGGCATGCAGATCGCCGTCGGCGGCTGCCTCGCCCAGAAGGACCGCGAGACCATCGTCCGCAAGGCCCCCTGGGTCGACGTCGTCTTCGGCACCCACAACATCGGCCACCTGCCCGCGCTGCTGGAGCGCGCCGCCGTCGAGCGCGAGGCCCAGGTCGAGATCCTGGAGTCGCTGGAGACCTTCCCCTCCACCCTGCCCGCCCGGCGCGAGTCCGCGTACGCGGCCTGGGTCGCGATCTCGGTCGGCTGCAACAACACCTGCACCTTCTGCATCGTCCCCGCGCTGCGCGGCAAGGAGGAGGACCGCCGCCCCGGCGACATCCTCGCCGAGGTCGAGGCGCTGGTCGCCGAGGGCGTCGTCGAGGTCACCCTGCTCGGGCAGAACGTCAACGCGTACGGCTCCGACCTCGGCGACCGCGAGGCGTTCGGCAAGCTGCTGCGCGCCTGCGGCCAGGTCGAGGGCCTGGAGCGGGTCCGGTTCACCTCGCCGCACCCGCGCGACTTCACCGACGACGTGATCGCCGCGATGGCCGAGACGCCCAACGCGATGCACCAGCTGCACATGCCGCTGCAGTCCGGCTCCGACCGGATCCTGAAGGCGATGCGCCGCTCCTACCGGCAGGAACGCTTCCTCGGCATCATCGAGAAGGTCCGCGCCGCGATGCCGGACGCCGCGATCTCCACCGACATCATCGTCGGCTTCCCCGGCGAGAGCGACGAGGACTTCGAGCAGACCCTGCACGTGGTCCGCGAGGCCCGGTTCGCCAACGCCTTCACCTTCCAGTACTCCAAGCGGCCCGGCACCCCGGCCGCCGAGATGGACGACCAGATCCCCAAGGCCGTCGTCCAGGAGCGCTACGAGCGGCTGGTCGCCCTCCAGGAGGAGATCTCCTGGGAGGAGAACAAGAAGCAGGTCGGCCGCCGGCTGGAGGTCCTGGTCGCCGAGGGCGAGGGCAAGAAGGACGACCGCACCGACCGCCTCTCCGGGCGCGCCCCCGACAACCGGCTCGTGCACTTCACCCGCCCCGAGGGCGGCGTCCGCCCCGGCGACATGGTCACCGTCGAGATCAGCTACGCCGCCCCGCACCACCTGCTCGCCGAGGGCCCGGTGCTGGGCGTCCGCCGCACCCGGGCCGGCGACGCCTGGGAGAAGCGGCGGGCGGCCCCCGCGGCCAAGCCGGCCGGCGTGATGCTCGGCCTGCCCGGCATCGGCGTGCCCGCGCCGGCGGCGGTGCCGGGCGGGGACGGCTGCGGCACCTGCTGA
- a CDS encoding sensor histidine kinase: MRNRLLGILIALMACVLAALGVPLAYLIAASEQSKVVVDRIDDAARFAQDLPTQGRPNTAAVKGDPQPGPGDTGRLYALTSEADRYHELYGARIGVFQRDGSAIAVAPAGWRPPTAGPGEQAYHEALAGRRSHNPPQVWPWTPDRTLTVALPVVRDGDVVAVVLTESPTGGLRSRVLHRWMVLAGGEALAMIVAILLAMRLTGWVLRPVRTLDRATHDIATGRLGARVAPSGGPPELRRLARSFNDMADHVVLAIDQQRAFVADASHQLRNPLAALLLRVELIGLDLPEGHEEELVAVREEGARLARVLDDLLGLATAEGSRPEPEPVDLVGLVRARVDAWRPLAGQRGVDLHWEGPPLAHAWADPIGFGSALDAVLDNALKFTPVGGAVRVGLRIGKDEVTATVTDAGPGLTEEELARVGDRFWRSSRHQNIDGSGLGLSIARTLLLAGGGGLGFAPAEPHGLTVRLAVPRRRPRR, from the coding sequence GTGCGCAACCGTCTGCTCGGCATCCTGATCGCCCTGATGGCCTGCGTGCTGGCCGCGCTCGGCGTGCCGCTGGCCTACCTGATCGCCGCCTCCGAGCAGTCCAAGGTGGTCGTCGACCGGATCGACGACGCCGCCCGCTTCGCCCAGGACCTGCCCACCCAGGGCCGCCCGAACACCGCCGCGGTCAAGGGCGACCCGCAGCCGGGCCCCGGCGACACCGGCCGGCTGTACGCCCTGACCAGCGAGGCCGACCGCTACCACGAGCTGTACGGCGCCCGGATCGGCGTCTTCCAGCGCGACGGCAGCGCCATCGCGGTCGCCCCGGCCGGCTGGCGCCCGCCCACCGCCGGCCCCGGCGAGCAGGCCTACCACGAGGCGCTGGCCGGCCGCCGCAGCCACAACCCGCCGCAGGTCTGGCCGTGGACCCCCGACCGCACCCTGACCGTCGCGCTGCCCGTGGTCCGCGACGGCGACGTGGTCGCCGTGGTGCTCACCGAGTCGCCCACCGGCGGCCTGCGCTCGCGCGTCCTGCACCGCTGGATGGTGCTGGCCGGCGGCGAGGCGCTGGCCATGATCGTCGCGATCCTGCTCGCGATGCGGCTCACCGGCTGGGTGCTGCGCCCGGTCCGCACCCTCGATCGGGCCACCCACGACATCGCCACCGGGCGGCTCGGCGCCCGGGTCGCCCCCAGCGGCGGACCGCCCGAACTGCGGCGGCTGGCCCGCTCGTTCAACGACATGGCGGACCACGTGGTGCTCGCCATCGACCAGCAGCGGGCCTTCGTCGCCGACGCCTCGCACCAGCTGCGCAACCCGCTCGCCGCGCTGCTGCTGCGGGTCGAGCTGATCGGCCTCGACCTGCCCGAGGGCCACGAGGAGGAGCTGGTCGCCGTCCGCGAGGAGGGCGCCCGGCTGGCCCGGGTGCTGGACGACCTGCTCGGCCTGGCCACCGCCGAGGGCTCCCGGCCCGAGCCCGAGCCGGTCGACCTGGTCGGCCTGGTCCGCGCCCGGGTCGACGCCTGGCGGCCGCTGGCCGGGCAGCGCGGCGTCGACCTGCACTGGGAGGGGCCGCCGCTGGCGCACGCCTGGGCCGACCCGATCGGATTCGGCAGCGCGCTGGACGCCGTGCTGGACAACGCGCTCAAGTTCACCCCGGTCGGCGGCGCCGTCCGGGTCGGCCTGCGGATCGGCAAGGACGAGGTCACCGCGACCGTCACCGACGCCGGCCCCGGCCTCACCGAGGAGGAGCTCGCCCGGGTCGGCGACCGGTTCTGGCGCTCCTCCCGGCACCAGAACATCGACGGCTCGGGACTCGGCCTCTCCATCGCCCGCACCCTGCTGCTGGCCGGCGGCGGCGGCCTCGGCTTCGCGCCCGCCGAGCCGCACGGCCTGACCGTGCGGCTCGCGGTGCCCCGGCGGCGCCCGCGCCGCTGA